From the Porites lutea chromosome 5, jaPorLute2.1, whole genome shotgun sequence genome, the window tgcacgtttaacgtgcctatgttcaTTCTTGGTTTGCAATTACATGACAAGGcagccatgttgggggtcaatacaatagagttttttctcgaagaatttacatgaaaatagagtttagttcccagaggagagaaatgcttttgttcttgaccaccaacatggccgccgtgacgtcacgtgcaaaccagcaatataAGTACATGTATACCACTACAAGCCCCATCCAACaataaaatttctaactatCCAGTATCAGGGAATTAACTGGATAGAACATTGTGCAGTGCAAGGCACTTTCCACTATTTAAGCAGCTGGAGCCAGCAAATGGGTGTTGAGATATTGACAGTAGGAAGTTTTACACAACCACGATGACAATGGCGGTAAAAACATCCCTAACAGAATGTACGACATCCTTTCAAACTTCAACATAATTATTACATGTAAAGTGTAGTCAGTCTCAGGCAAATTTTTCCTGAAGTTAAATTTTTAGAGACTGCATTTAAGACcaataaaagaaggaaaaaattgtTGTCATCATGGTTAACAATACAATcgtgaaaaggtcttgaattttagtaGTTGTCTTGAAAAGTCGTTGAATTCAGtttaggtccttgaaaagtactttaTTTCCTTATTAGGTCTTGAAAACTCCTTGAATTTCACTGCCTTGTTTATGCCACACCATTTTCTGTGGAATTATGATTATTTCGCTGATGAAAATTTGACTCGTCCAGGGTCGTCAAACATAGCTGGCTGCTGGTGAAAATTGccacctacttggttagtatcggccAGCTACTCTGATTGGCATTTCCTAAAGGAtggtgtttttttaaataaaatatccctggactggtcgcttactttgacaactcagcaatctatttcaaaactttttgacaaccctgctcATCCTCAGTGTAAGAGCCTGTAAGAACATTTTTGAAcatgaacaatattttattctgTTTCCTTATTTCAAATGCTTTTTCTGTGCCTCAGATTCAACTGCAAGTCACACCCAGTGACTGTtgtcattttgcaaagtgttgTACAGTTACAGTTCAACCATGgctgaagaagtaaaaaaataatcataaatGACTCCTttaagtgttttagccaataagGTGTTCAAAGAGCATTAAAGAATGCCGATTTATTGACTAAATCTTAGTctttgaaaactgtaattttattgtccttgaaaagtccctgaaatttgtttgtctgaagttaTACGAACCGTGGTCATTCATTCACATCCACCTTAAAACGTGACATCAGGCAATTTCACATCATAGTCATACAGTttcggcaaagaaatgtgccaAAAGTGTGACAAACAGGCAGAGTTGTTTTctcattacatgtacatgtaaatgtattATTTTGACATTCTTGTTACCACTTTCAGCGCTCTGAGCTGCGACCATTTTGGTCGCCATGgcaagtaaaaaaatatattggcAACTAAACTTTAAGTCGCCAAAAGgcgactttgaaaaaaaatgagcttGGAGTACTGACTGACCAAAATTTGTAGTTTGGTGATGTACCCTTATGTACCCATCCATGAGGCATTGTAAAGCCACCCGAGGGTATAGGACTGCTAGTAGTTTCTCAGGATTGTTGTGCAAGTGAGCCTTTCAAGTTTGCAAGTGAGTGagtgaaaaatatttatttccaACTGGGGGTAACTTTTGCTCACTAGGTCCATTTATTGGGTGGGCTCTGACTACTAAAAAACTCTCCTTTTGCAGTAAGTGAAGTGGGCAAGATGGTTGGACAGGCTTAACAAGATGTAATGTAGAAAATGTACAAGCCAGGAGAGAGGCCTACTGTACTCTTCCTATGTGGCTTGCAATTTAATGTATACCGGTGCTCACCTGCCTGACAATCCCAAGAAAATGCTAGTAGTTATTGGGTGAAAGGCATGAATAATTAAGAATAAGCTAGAATCCAAAACTTCATGGCCAGAAGTTTTTCATGGAGTGATTACTTCGAGAAATGTCTCCATTTGATTAGTAAATGACTCAGGGGCAATGTTAGTGATAATTATATACAGCACAAACTTTGTGTTGTGTCACTAAATTTCCCGACCAACTTTCACGCTTTTAATTGCTATTCGAATATCAAACAATAACCAATTTGGAGGAGATTTAATTTCATGAGGGATGCTCAAGTTAAACTGAGTTTTAAGccaatataattatttttgtcactTGACAATCTGATTGGTGAATTCATTACCTTTATGTCTTCACTTCTACTTActggtattttattttatttgtagaAATTTGAAAACCAAGCTGGCAAAACAGTATGGACCTGCATTTAATGGTAGGTTCCTCTTACAGGCTGTATGcagtttcaataaaaaaaaaaatcattatacATGAATTACTAATAAAATCTTCCCAGCCTAAAGGTAGGTAACCAAATAACaggtacagtcgactctctcttaacgggaAACCtttataagacagacacctccctaaaacggacacctagagttgttccctgcctttctttactccctttattcgactctctataagacggacaaatctctaagacggacacttactgcCAGTCCCAacggtgtccgtcttagagggagttgactgtatttgtttttttgtttttcctgaaGTCAAGGTTCATAAATTTGAAGCATGCACCATGTATGAATCATGCGTGATTGTAGAGGCTTGCAAACCCAGGGGGCCCAGATATATTTCTAAACTCCCTCTGAATTTGATAATCATTTGAAGATAACACTTTTGTAAGTGATCGGTAACCTGGAGATGGTCCatataaataatatttaattgcTGTGGGTGAACAGCCTTGTCCAGCAGTAGGTGTCTTCTAAGCTTAAACATTGATTACATGTATGTTAATACATTAATACTGTGTTATACATGTACGCTGCACAAGAATAATATTATCATgatgaatattttgttgttgaaaaTGGCAGCAACCTCAGTTGGGATACAAAAATTGGAGGAAGAACTTGGAGCAAGCGTGGAAAATGAATATTTGAAAAGTCAAGAGATGGAAATTAATAGTCAGTCCACAGATCAAGGGCAACATTTTAAACAACAGGGGACTGAAAATGTCATAGATCAGGGGAGTGCTcattctgtaggaaatgaaacTTTTGCTAGGAAAGAACTCCaaaccaatgaaaaaaattctactGGCAAAGCTTTAAACTTTCAAGTAAACCAAGTCATAAGTGGGACAGaagacaaagagaaaaatgCGGTTTCAAGGAAAGAAAGCACAAATGAAGCAAGTCAGGCAGTAGGCACTGGTGATGCAATTTACCCAGTAGATACAAGTAATGCTGAGACAGTAGACACTGATCAAAAAAATCAGACAGTAGAAATGAAAAGCAAGAAAGAGTCAGTAGATGATGATGAAACATATCTCACAGTGGAAGCTGGTTATAGTGTGCAGACAGTAGACATGAGTGGTATTTGTCAGACAGAAATGGTAGATGCTGACCACACATACCTGACAGTGGACACTGGTTACAATGTGCTGACAGTAGACATGAGTGGCTTGCATCAGACACAAAGCTCTGGTGACTCCTCTGAGACAGCAGACATACCTCAGACCACAAATGACTCAAACAACAGGACATTGGACACAGCTGAGAGAGGAGACAGCTACGGCAGTAGTTTTAGTGTACCCAGCATCAGTTAGAAGACACTAATGAAATGAGTCACTTACACCCAAGTCAAATGACATCATGGGAGTGTCCAGGAGAGAGGCCACAAGTCAATGGAAAGAACAGTGGACAGTTTTGAAATTAGCTGAGACAAAAACCTTAGGAAATACAGGTAATGCTGATGACAATACTCAGGCATTTGGCAGATCTTTAGATGTGAGACGTACGGCATCAGTAAATGTCACTGTACTACTGGGGACTGCTGAAGGCTAAAACAAATATTTGTATTGGGACAGAGCCAgcggaaaaaatgaaaaggctCTGTAAAAGACATTCTTGCAGAAGATAATAAAGGTCAAGCCAGGTTAAGCGTACCCCACAAGAATCcactaatgaatttattattcgaaagttgaatccgttaGTACAACTGTAGTTGAAGATTTCAtattcatctctgcattctgcattcctgcatgcgtaatAAGCAGTGAATTCACATGCAAGGTatagttatgaaatttctaccagctcagttttctGGAATTTGATATAAATGGTCATTAATGcgttcaaagcaattttatccattcaaagtTTTTTCGATCTGACCGAATACTGAGAAGTTGTAGCCAAAAAATTAGTGCTCATTACtcatgcaggaatgcagatttttaaaatttaatactGGTTGCGgcaacgactaacggattcatttttcaaaaaatcgattCATTGATGGAATCTAGGGCGGTACGCTTGACCTGACGTGACTGTGATGATGTAACTTTGTAATTGTCGCTGAGCCTACCCTTCAGCCGAAGTCTGTGAATTACATGTATTAATCACTTGATGCACCATGAACTGAGAACAATACAGTGAatgaaaaagttaattttaagtTATAAAAAGGATGAATATATAGGAATCAAGATCGGAAGCAAGAGCTAACCGAATTTTTTCGTAGGAGTTCTTTATCTATTTATTGATAATTCGAAGAGAATAAAGATAACGACCAGCTGCTTTCTTCACGAACGCATGCTGTTTGTCCAAAGAAAAGCGTGTGAGAAATTCATCGCCATCGCCTCAAGAATGAGAGTAGGGGAAATGGaacagaacctcgatttaacgaaatcctcgttatagcgaacacaATCCACAAGCTTAAGTAAAATTCGTTAAATGGATGGATTCGTTAAATTACCGATTGAACGAACCCTCGATTAACGAACAAATTTCtccagtcccttggcacttcgttaaatcgaggttccactgtactacgGTGTGGGTACCTTATGTAAAACCagtaaaaatattacttttcttCGCTATACGATTGCAAACAAGAACAGACACGATGTCTTGCATGTATTTTTGTATTTCGAATTTAAGTGAGAGAATATTTATCCTGGACTAAATTTTTTGCGggaaaatgtttgcggtaatttttttttgcttggacttctttttgcggatcgctggctGGAAAAATCACAgcaattagaacccgcaaaaatttcgtgccacgcGGTagttgcaatttttgttttaatgcaaTTTGTGATCAATTCAATATTTCCGCTTTACAAGTCTTACAAGGGATTATCTCACTCTGCCTCATCGGAAGACTGTTCATTGTTTTAACAACGTTTAAAAACGTTGTTCATTGTACAAAAGGCCGCCGTTATACAAATATCGAAGTTCACGCTGACGTCAATCTAACCCATGTGCCAACCCATGCGCAttggttcttgaaacaaaagattcttttgtttctcTCGCTAAGTAAATAGTAAgtatttgaataacaaagaca encodes:
- the LOC140937183 gene encoding uncharacterized protein; protein product: MASLSEPESISSSNPTGKLHARVSDDSTVARSARKKTESPRCSKQQTEKVKEKFMSADLFCQKMGGMIEKQDVQSILDIQTETLRKFEKTNAKFGRFNDLSSARYLYLNQQLKSHTKMLLDMKKDLDSVFRRIRNLKTKLAKQYGPAFNATSVGIQKLEEELGASVENEYLKSQEMEINSQSTDQGQHFKQQGTENVIDQGSAHSVGNETFARKELQTNEKNSTGKALNFQVNQVISGTEDKEKNAVSRKESTNEASQAVGTGDAIYPVDTSNAETVDTDQKNQTVEMKSKKESVDDDETYLTVEAGYSVQTVDMSGICQTEMVDADHTYLTVDTGYNVLTVDMSGLHQTQSSGDSSETADIPQTTNDSNNRTLDTAERGDSYGSSFSVPSIS